From Desulfonatronum thioautotrophicum, the proteins below share one genomic window:
- a CDS encoding amino acid ABC transporter permease yields MNSRATTTSFTRFLVAHYRDFLLYGLLLGAVAWFITSGEQGTGYHWKWYRMPRYLIQFTEDGWVLGPLLQGLIVTFKISGLSLVLALVFGLTAAIFRLSDSFTARLVAKGYVEFIRNTPLLTQIFFIYYVIGPVFGLDAFGSAVLALSLFEGAYASEIFRAGIVSIHKGQWEAAYSLGLSRQDTYRRVIIPQALRRILPPLAGVGVTLIKDSSLASTIAIYELTQRGNIVSSDTFMVFEVWFTVAAIYLAITFPLSMLVAEMGKRMRTAD; encoded by the coding sequence ATGAATTCCCGAGCAACCACGACGTCGTTTACCCGGTTCCTGGTGGCACACTACCGGGACTTTCTGCTCTACGGCCTGCTCCTGGGGGCCGTGGCTTGGTTCATTACCAGCGGAGAGCAGGGCACGGGCTATCACTGGAAATGGTACCGGATGCCCCGCTACCTGATCCAGTTTACCGAAGACGGCTGGGTCCTCGGCCCCTTGCTCCAAGGGCTGATCGTGACCTTCAAGATTTCCGGCTTGAGTCTGGTCCTGGCCTTGGTTTTTGGCCTGACAGCAGCCATTTTCCGCCTGTCCGACTCGTTCACCGCCCGACTGGTGGCCAAGGGCTACGTGGAATTCATTCGCAACACCCCGCTCCTGACCCAGATTTTTTTCATCTACTACGTCATCGGGCCGGTCTTTGGCCTGGATGCTTTCGGCTCGGCAGTATTGGCCTTGTCCTTGTTCGAAGGTGCCTATGCTTCGGAAATTTTTCGCGCCGGCATTGTCTCCATCCACAAGGGTCAATGGGAGGCCGCCTATAGCCTAGGGCTGTCCCGGCAGGACACCTATCGCCGGGTGATCATCCCTCAGGCCCTCCGGCGGATCCTGCCGCCCCTTGCCGGGGTAGGCGTCACACTGATCAAGGACTCATCCCTGGCCAGCACCATCGCCATCTACGAGTTGACCCAGCGCGGCAATATCGTCTCTTCGGACACATTCATGGTCTTTGAGGTCTGGTTCACCGTGGCGGCCATTTACCTGGCCATAACGTTTCCGCTTTCCATGCTGGTGGCCGAGATGGGGAAGAGGATGCGTACAGCGGATTGA